From the Chloroflexus aurantiacus J-10-fl genome, one window contains:
- a CDS encoding PH domain-containing protein, protein MTQSQPNRFMPAPLDEYAVKITYGLAYLGGLLVLPQFFAYLANIRWNGLQIPLGLAAALALFLLLSYAFQPRAYRIDANALVIERRWVPAMIIPFDQISGVSLATGLADMPRFGLRFAFNPGVFGYQGPFRLDPYGQVALFATNRHRLVAIARYDASVVIISPDRPRDFIAALNEQRLVAATRQMEERDVSEVQNAV, encoded by the coding sequence ATGACTCAATCTCAACCCAACCGCTTTATGCCGGCACCACTTGATGAATATGCGGTCAAGATTACGTATGGCCTGGCGTATCTTGGTGGGTTGCTGGTACTACCACAGTTTTTTGCCTACCTTGCCAATATCCGTTGGAACGGCTTACAGATACCATTGGGACTGGCAGCCGCGCTGGCACTCTTCCTCTTGCTGAGTTATGCCTTTCAGCCACGGGCGTACCGGATTGATGCCAACGCACTGGTTATCGAACGTCGCTGGGTACCGGCAATGATTATCCCGTTCGATCAGATCAGCGGGGTCTCGCTGGCTACTGGCTTAGCAGATATGCCACGCTTCGGATTGCGTTTTGCGTTCAACCCTGGCGTCTTCGGGTATCAGGGACCGTTTCGGCTTGATCCATACGGGCAAGTCGCCCTCTTTGCCACCAATCGCCATCGGCTGGTTGCCATCGCCCGCTATGATGCTTCGGTTGTGATCATCAGCCCTGATCGACCACGAGATTTCATTGCTGCCCTGAATGAGCAGCGGCTCGTAGCTGCAACCCGCCAGATGGAAGAGCGGGATGTTTCGGAGGTACAGAATGCGGTTTAA
- a CDS encoding glycosyltransferase family 4 protein, producing the protein MRIALICETFLPDVNGVTTTLCRLLEYLQYQGHDVLLFAPHGAPSSYAGAEIVPLNGMPLPLYPEVKLTPPQPGLTARLQRFQPDLVHLVGPVVLGAIVPGIVRRLGLPLIASYHTDFGAYSQHYGFGFLKHGVNAWLRWIHNRCRINLCPSRFTMNVLRAAGFRRLRIWGRGVDIERFHPRYRSETWRAAVGVQPGERVVLYVGRVAAEKRVDLLPEAIRGLPNTRLVIVGDGPFRSELQRRCAGLPVHFTGYLKGDDLATAYASADVFVFPSDTDTFGQVVQEAMASALPVVAARAGGALDLIHHGQNGYLFTPGVVSDLRSRLREVLARDERRLAQGTVGRTIAEQRSWPRVMQELMGYYAQVLRPRRVRSLRPS; encoded by the coding sequence ATGCGTATCGCGTTGATTTGCGAAACCTTTCTCCCAGATGTTAACGGCGTGACGACGACCCTCTGTCGGCTACTTGAGTATTTGCAGTATCAGGGGCACGACGTGCTCTTATTTGCCCCCCATGGTGCTCCCTCTAGCTATGCTGGTGCGGAGATTGTGCCACTCAATGGTATGCCATTGCCACTCTACCCGGAAGTAAAGCTTACCCCTCCGCAGCCGGGATTAACCGCTCGCTTGCAACGGTTTCAACCTGATCTGGTGCATCTGGTTGGCCCGGTAGTGTTAGGGGCTATCGTGCCCGGTATTGTGCGGCGGCTCGGCTTACCGTTGATTGCTTCGTACCATACCGATTTTGGCGCGTACAGTCAGCATTACGGATTTGGCTTCCTCAAACACGGCGTCAATGCCTGGTTGCGCTGGATTCACAACCGCTGCCGGATTAATCTCTGCCCTTCGCGCTTCACGATGAACGTGCTGCGAGCCGCTGGGTTTCGCCGCTTGCGCATCTGGGGCCGCGGTGTCGATATTGAACGTTTTCATCCCCGTTATCGCAGCGAGACCTGGCGGGCTGCGGTCGGTGTGCAGCCCGGTGAGCGAGTTGTGCTCTACGTGGGACGAGTAGCTGCCGAAAAGCGGGTTGATCTGTTGCCAGAGGCCATTCGTGGTCTGCCGAATACCCGTCTGGTGATCGTTGGCGATGGTCCATTTCGCTCTGAATTGCAACGCCGTTGTGCCGGTCTGCCGGTTCATTTTACCGGCTATCTCAAAGGAGATGACCTGGCAACAGCTTATGCCAGCGCCGACGTATTTGTCTTTCCGTCTGATACCGACACCTTTGGTCAGGTGGTACAGGAGGCAATGGCCTCGGCTCTGCCGGTGGTTGCTGCACGGGCTGGTGGTGCGCTTGATCTCATCCATCACGGTCAGAATGGCTACCTGTTCACTCCCGGTGTTGTGAGTGATCTGCGATCCCGGCTCCGCGAAGTCCTTGCCCGTGATGAACGGCGTCTGGCCCAGGGTACGGTTGGACGGACAATTGCTGAACAGCGTTCCTGGCCGCGGGTGATGCAAGAGTTGATGGGGTATTATGCACAGGTGTTACGACCACGTAGGGTCAGATCGCTGCGCCCATCTTGA